The Mycolicibacterium mageritense genome contains a region encoding:
- a CDS encoding acetone carboxylase subunit gamma, with amino-acid sequence MRVPMTEYLVIDLDTERWVCRVCTHDMGSAHDTYKAGTLVYDRDPREIHQPIIDPERYEYTFSPDPTYCRILEYYCPGCGTQIECEYLPPGHPPAVDMLIDVAALRKQWADRGQDAEAVFNYGPGEDAQKYTAALKAAGQLH; translated from the coding sequence ATGCGAGTCCCAATGACCGAATACCTAGTCATCGACCTCGACACCGAACGCTGGGTATGTCGGGTGTGCACGCACGACATGGGTTCGGCGCACGACACCTACAAGGCGGGAACCCTGGTGTACGACCGCGATCCGCGTGAGATCCATCAGCCGATCATCGATCCGGAGCGCTACGAGTACACCTTCAGCCCAGACCCGACGTACTGCCGGATTCTGGAGTATTACTGCCCGGGCTGCGGCACACAGATCGAATGTGAGTACCTGCCACCGGGACACCCACCGGCCGTGGACATGCTCATCGACGTCGCGGCGCTGCGCAAGCAGTGGGCGGACCGCGGCCAGGACGCCGAAGCCGTCTTCAACTACGGACCGGGCGAAGACGCCCAGAAGTACACCGCCGCCCTCAAGGCCGCCGGCCAGCTGCATTGA
- a CDS encoding hydantoinase B/oxoprolinase family protein: MTTVNERPSGKLTAEEQRWVDQFMDETTLFLGPDPEIMRSHSISERSLHEEVAIAAGVDRLQVERIRKRIAGALDEGYEMCEAQGAAPGAKWGDLTTAIYTASGDVSYLSCHGVIAFSAILHHPIRYIMKYWKDEPTVGINPGDGFIHNDARFGNVHNTDQSMIMPIIRDDEIIAWVAATIHEGENGACEPGGMPSGSETAFDDGLRMSPFKIVERGELRRDLLTFLQHSVRDPKLQLADLKVKITAVRKIMERIDKVIDEVGVDTFVAALRTTVEDVDAEVRRRIAELPDGTYRFDQFMDSTLKENILIKFACKITVKGDHMTVDLRGTGPEILNRAINSPLCSVKSMMMQAILAFWWPDLPRCTAAMSCIDIISDEGTWADASYDAPMGQSLQASFRGFSCMQALYSRMSFSTPHKYSNVVANWFNQINTFLWGGITQHGDMVGNLCADLNGMPGGAKPFRDGEDAVSPLFCAMADTAEQEVMEEEVPFMQLVAKRLVRDNMGFGKFTGGMGYEMIVAAEGTPQWGFMTVTSGAKFSSIYGMYGGYGCGTYPLAMVKGTNVYEHFRRDNKTFDLSIEKVMNERPFPDGRYSTYHMGLQFDLAKDGELYMISQGAGGGYGDPLERSPESVVRDAELGRISQKVAEDIFGVRYEPTTFRLDVAGTEAARAAARRNRLQRGKPFAEFCKEFVTPEPPKDLPYYGSWGTWTEDNQDITATVYSIDGPERVCAPLTELPIVMVPDRREVKIGKLEARIAELEAKHGEHVTRLT, encoded by the coding sequence ATGACCACAGTCAACGAACGCCCGTCCGGCAAGCTCACCGCAGAGGAACAGCGGTGGGTCGACCAGTTCATGGACGAAACCACGCTGTTCCTCGGACCTGACCCGGAAATCATGCGCAGTCACAGCATCTCGGAACGATCGCTGCACGAGGAGGTGGCGATCGCGGCCGGCGTGGACCGGCTGCAAGTGGAGCGCATCCGAAAGCGCATCGCAGGCGCGCTGGACGAAGGCTACGAGATGTGCGAGGCACAAGGTGCGGCACCCGGGGCCAAATGGGGTGACCTGACAACCGCCATCTACACGGCGTCCGGCGATGTCTCCTACCTGTCGTGCCACGGCGTGATCGCGTTCAGCGCGATCCTGCACCACCCGATCCGCTACATCATGAAGTACTGGAAGGACGAGCCGACGGTCGGGATCAACCCCGGCGATGGCTTCATCCACAACGACGCCCGATTCGGCAACGTGCACAACACCGACCAGTCGATGATCATGCCCATCATCCGCGACGACGAGATCATCGCGTGGGTGGCGGCGACCATCCACGAGGGCGAGAACGGGGCGTGCGAACCAGGCGGCATGCCCTCGGGTTCGGAGACGGCGTTCGATGACGGACTGCGGATGAGCCCGTTCAAGATCGTCGAGCGCGGTGAACTGCGCCGGGATCTCCTGACGTTCCTGCAGCATTCGGTCCGCGATCCGAAACTCCAGCTGGCCGACCTGAAGGTGAAGATCACCGCGGTGCGCAAGATCATGGAACGCATCGACAAGGTGATCGACGAGGTGGGGGTCGACACCTTCGTGGCCGCACTGCGCACCACGGTCGAGGACGTCGACGCCGAAGTCCGCCGCCGCATCGCTGAACTTCCCGACGGGACATACCGTTTCGACCAGTTCATGGACAGCACGCTCAAGGAGAACATCCTCATCAAGTTCGCGTGCAAGATCACCGTCAAGGGCGATCACATGACGGTGGATCTGCGCGGAACCGGACCCGAGATCCTCAACCGCGCCATCAATTCTCCGCTGTGTTCGGTGAAATCGATGATGATGCAGGCGATCCTGGCGTTTTGGTGGCCAGATCTGCCGCGGTGCACGGCCGCGATGAGCTGCATCGACATCATCTCCGATGAAGGCACCTGGGCCGATGCGTCCTACGACGCGCCGATGGGCCAATCACTGCAGGCCTCGTTCCGCGGCTTCTCCTGCATGCAGGCGCTCTACAGCCGGATGTCGTTCTCCACCCCACACAAGTACTCCAACGTGGTGGCCAACTGGTTCAACCAGATCAACACGTTCCTGTGGGGCGGCATCACCCAACATGGCGACATGGTGGGCAACCTGTGTGCCGACCTCAACGGGATGCCCGGCGGCGCAAAGCCGTTCCGGGACGGCGAAGACGCCGTCTCCCCGCTGTTCTGTGCGATGGCCGACACGGCCGAGCAGGAGGTGATGGAGGAGGAAGTGCCGTTCATGCAGCTGGTCGCCAAGCGACTGGTGCGCGACAACATGGGCTTCGGCAAGTTCACCGGAGGAATGGGCTACGAAATGATCGTGGCCGCCGAAGGCACACCGCAGTGGGGATTCATGACGGTTACCTCGGGCGCCAAGTTCTCGTCGATCTACGGCATGTACGGCGGATACGGCTGCGGCACGTACCCGTTGGCGATGGTCAAGGGCACCAATGTCTACGAGCATTTTCGGCGGGACAACAAGACATTCGACCTCTCGATCGAAAAGGTGATGAACGAGCGGCCCTTCCCCGACGGCCGCTACTCCACGTATCACATGGGATTGCAGTTCGACCTGGCCAAGGACGGCGAGCTGTACATGATCAGCCAGGGTGCCGGCGGGGGTTACGGCGATCCGTTGGAGCGCTCGCCGGAGTCGGTGGTCCGCGACGCCGAGCTCGGGCGGATCAGCCAGAAGGTCGCCGAAGACATCTTCGGAGTCCGCTATGAGCCCACGACGTTTCGTCTCGACGTAGCCGGGACCGAGGCGGCACGCGCTGCGGCCCGCAGGAACCGGCTGCAACGGGGCAAGCCGTTCGCCGAGTTCTGCAAGGAGTTCGTCACGCCCGAACCACCGAAAGACCTTCCTTACTACGGCTCGTGGGGCACCTGGACCGAGGACAACCAGGACATCACCGCGACCGTGTACTCGATCGACGGTCCCGAACGAGTGTGCGCACCGTTGACGGAACTTCCGATCGTGATGGTTCCGGACCGCCGGGAAGTCAAGATCGGCAAGCTCGAAGCCCGCATTGCCGAACTCGAGGCCAAGCACGGCGAACACGTCACCCGACTCACCTGA
- a CDS encoding IclR family transcriptional regulator encodes MEDKGTQVLARAAALLRAIGGGEAAGMSTTEIARVAALPRPTTHRLLTALNAEGLVDRDAATGRWSLGPELYLLGAGAAHRYDITEQSRDVIERLARNTGESAFLSARRGDETVCILSREGSFPLRSHVLHEGIRFPLGVASAGLAILSHLPDRDIDDYFTRADLEPRWTTSHSEAAIRERIAATRTNGYAVNPGLLVEGSWGMGAAVFDRAGQPAWALSLTGVETRFRAERRADMGALLLELAHELTLRLR; translated from the coding sequence ATGGAAGACAAGGGAACCCAGGTGCTGGCGCGTGCCGCGGCGCTGCTGCGCGCCATCGGTGGGGGTGAAGCCGCGGGGATGTCGACCACCGAGATCGCTCGCGTAGCTGCCCTACCCCGTCCCACCACGCACCGCCTGCTCACCGCACTCAATGCGGAAGGCTTGGTCGACCGCGACGCGGCGACCGGACGCTGGTCCCTCGGGCCGGAGCTCTATCTCCTGGGTGCGGGCGCCGCGCACAGGTACGACATCACCGAGCAGTCCCGAGATGTCATCGAGCGGCTGGCCCGCAACACCGGCGAGAGCGCATTCCTGTCGGCCCGCCGCGGCGACGAGACCGTGTGCATCCTCAGCAGGGAGGGCAGCTTCCCGCTGCGATCACACGTTCTCCACGAGGGCATCCGGTTTCCGCTCGGCGTCGCCTCTGCCGGGCTGGCGATCCTCAGCCACCTTCCCGACCGCGACATCGACGACTACTTCACCCGAGCTGACCTCGAACCCCGCTGGACCACAAGCCATTCCGAAGCTGCCATCCGTGAACGGATCGCCGCCACCCGGACCAACGGCTACGCGGTCAATCCTGGGCTTCTCGTCGAAGGCAGCTGGGGAATGGGCGCGGCCGTGTTCGACCGTGCGGGGCAGCCCGCCTGGGCGCTGAGCCTCACCGGTGTCGAAACCCGGTTCCGTGCCGAGCGACGAGCGGACATGGGTGCACTGCTCCTCGAACTGGCGCACGAGCTGACGCTGCGGCTTCGGTAG
- a CDS encoding hydantoinase/oxoprolinase family protein, with amino-acid sequence MGTLINIDNGGTLTDICVWDGNAFTFTKTLTTPHDLSECLFTGIEKASNALYGEADITKLLHATEHIRYSTTQGTNALVERRGPMIGILTTIGGLATGMQRDDAEKKLFTGLVGDRFLTVATEGDLEFDAVQKINRLTTLGAARVVVAAATPEEERQLRHVLLRKFPRHLLGSVPLIYSWELAGDRNDARRVWSCVVNAFLHPTMERFLYSAERRLQTYKVVNPLLVYRNDGASSRVAKSIALKTYSSGPRGGLEGTAALAQVYGLPHALMMDIGGTTTDVGVVEGGAVAVAERGGIEGVSISYPMSDVTSSGVGGSSVIQVIDGKLTVGPQSVGAAPGPACFGFGGKRATITDVNLLLGILDPDTYLDGTFTLDPSRSRAVITETIAQPLGVSLEEALIQMEHAYFQALSESFAALVNENTTLLAFGGAGPMSATGAARLAGVKQVLVPRTAAVFSAFGISFSDIGKTYEVIVAEPTTTAATETHDLLLARAERDMFQEGYALADCETSWQLLVENLDDGSVSRLPYQPGDDVDYPGAVVSLQLNATAPLTHPHLTADAAVAAITAPAAGTRQVRSSPVRVDDVAVYVLDDLSPGAAGEGPAIIEGPFFTARVLPGWSFRRTAAGDLLLNDKS; translated from the coding sequence ATGGGCACCCTCATAAACATCGACAACGGCGGCACGCTGACTGACATCTGCGTGTGGGACGGGAACGCGTTCACCTTCACCAAGACGCTGACGACCCCGCACGACCTGTCGGAATGCCTGTTCACTGGCATCGAGAAAGCGTCGAACGCGCTGTACGGCGAGGCTGACATCACCAAGCTGTTGCACGCCACCGAACACATCCGGTACTCCACGACGCAAGGCACCAACGCGCTGGTGGAACGTCGCGGCCCGATGATCGGCATTCTCACCACCATCGGCGGCCTCGCTACCGGCATGCAGCGCGATGACGCCGAGAAGAAGCTGTTCACCGGATTGGTCGGCGACCGCTTCCTGACCGTCGCCACCGAGGGCGATCTCGAGTTCGATGCCGTACAGAAGATCAACCGGCTCACCACCCTCGGCGCCGCCCGCGTCGTAGTCGCCGCGGCCACTCCCGAGGAGGAACGGCAACTGCGGCATGTGCTGCTGCGCAAGTTCCCCCGCCACCTACTCGGTTCGGTGCCGCTGATCTACAGCTGGGAACTAGCCGGCGACCGCAACGACGCCCGACGGGTGTGGTCCTGCGTGGTCAACGCATTCCTGCATCCCACGATGGAACGGTTTCTCTACAGCGCCGAACGACGGCTGCAGACCTACAAGGTGGTCAACCCGCTGCTGGTCTACCGCAACGACGGCGCTTCCTCCCGGGTCGCGAAATCGATCGCGCTCAAGACCTACTCGTCGGGTCCGCGCGGCGGACTGGAAGGTACCGCGGCGCTGGCGCAGGTCTACGGCCTTCCGCACGCGCTGATGATGGACATCGGTGGCACGACCACCGATGTCGGCGTGGTCGAAGGTGGTGCGGTCGCCGTCGCCGAACGCGGTGGCATCGAGGGCGTGTCCATCTCCTACCCGATGAGTGACGTGACCTCCTCGGGCGTCGGAGGATCGTCGGTGATCCAGGTAATCGATGGCAAGCTCACCGTCGGCCCGCAGTCAGTGGGCGCCGCGCCCGGTCCGGCCTGCTTCGGCTTCGGCGGCAAACGGGCCACCATCACAGACGTCAACCTGCTGCTGGGCATCCTCGACCCCGACACCTACCTCGACGGCACATTCACCCTCGATCCCAGTCGATCTCGTGCGGTGATCACCGAGACGATCGCGCAGCCCCTCGGAGTCTCGTTGGAAGAGGCCCTGATCCAGATGGAGCACGCGTACTTCCAGGCGCTGTCGGAATCGTTCGCCGCTCTGGTCAACGAGAACACCACGCTGCTCGCGTTCGGCGGCGCCGGACCGATGAGCGCCACCGGCGCGGCCCGGCTGGCAGGCGTCAAACAAGTTCTCGTCCCACGCACCGCGGCGGTGTTCTCGGCATTCGGCATCTCGTTTTCGGACATCGGCAAGACCTACGAGGTCATCGTCGCCGAACCCACCACCACGGCAGCTACCGAGACCCATGACTTGCTGCTGGCCCGCGCTGAACGTGACATGTTCCAGGAAGGCTACGCTCTGGCCGACTGCGAGACGTCCTGGCAGCTGCTGGTCGAGAACCTCGACGACGGCTCGGTATCGCGACTGCCGTACCAACCCGGCGACGACGTGGACTACCCCGGTGCCGTCGTGTCACTGCAGCTGAATGCCACTGCGCCACTCACGCATCCGCATCTCACTGCTGACGCCGCGGTGGCCGCCATCACAGCACCAGCTGCGGGCACCCGGCAGGTCCGGTCGTCGCCCGTCCGCGTCGACGACGTCGCCGTCTATGTGCTGGACGACCTGAGCCCCGGTGCCGCGGGCGAAGGGCCCGCAATCATCGAGGGCCCGTTCTTCACCGCCCGCGTGCTGCCCGGCTGGTCATTCCGCCGCACTGCCGCCGGTGACCTGCTCCTCAACGACAAGTCCTGA
- a CDS encoding sigma-54-dependent Fis family transcriptional regulator, with translation MSDSSARMLRVAAARADFLEYGGSGAAGVSDVVVASWERSQAAGVDISRPNAQFTDEIDAASLLVRCAQPVLQQLQVDTADMPLVIALTDKRARVVQRIDSSPAVARLLDRVHLAPGFSYAESSMGTNGIGTVFEAGQPISVVGPEHFSENLHLFACTGAPVIDPVTGRVEGVLDISTLSSSWSPLMHTLVKSAAKDIGRNFLLDRGQAQRAIFETYLKVVARSARQAVFAFGDSVFVASAAAQQMFDAEEQRIMREHAMFLMAGKDRVSDTITLPGHRLVHVRGTRILAGVEVAGMVVIADLVTSSQPGSPDDFSEQQLPQVAVATPQTSQIVGGLWRSRDSLAGGTTPAWIRACGDLRQALELGRPALVVGEPGSGKFTLVAELFHSVYPGGRAISVDAGQLGVDGAPSDLSSLLGDSAEPTLHIIRDIDQASTDGVERLDAYLTAVAAVNGPVWVVATGSDCAATTDLPFRELLHHFEASITIPPLRCRTDDLPALTAALLRGIAPERKVRLSPAAQRLIARYSWPRNISQLREALVHALRRRPVGEIQESDLPGYCQTASRHALTPLEAAERDAIVAALRDMGGNRVAAAAHLGMSRSSLYRKVKTYGIVT, from the coding sequence ATGTCCGACAGCTCCGCCCGCATGCTGCGGGTGGCGGCCGCGCGTGCGGATTTCCTGGAGTACGGCGGCAGCGGTGCTGCTGGGGTCTCAGACGTCGTCGTCGCATCGTGGGAACGCAGCCAAGCCGCAGGCGTCGACATTTCGCGCCCGAACGCGCAGTTCACCGATGAGATCGACGCAGCCTCGCTGCTAGTGCGGTGCGCGCAGCCGGTGTTGCAGCAGCTACAGGTCGACACCGCGGACATGCCACTGGTGATCGCGCTGACCGACAAACGAGCCAGGGTCGTACAGCGCATCGACAGCTCGCCGGCGGTGGCCCGGCTGCTGGATCGGGTACATCTGGCCCCCGGATTCAGCTATGCCGAGTCGTCGATGGGCACCAACGGAATCGGCACGGTGTTCGAAGCGGGACAGCCGATCAGCGTGGTAGGCCCGGAGCACTTCAGTGAGAATCTGCACCTGTTCGCGTGCACCGGCGCCCCGGTCATCGATCCTGTGACCGGACGTGTCGAGGGAGTGCTGGACATCTCGACGCTGTCGTCCTCGTGGAGTCCGTTGATGCATACGCTGGTGAAGAGTGCCGCGAAGGACATCGGGCGAAACTTTCTGCTCGACCGCGGTCAAGCACAGCGAGCTATCTTCGAGACTTATCTCAAGGTCGTCGCACGCTCGGCGCGCCAGGCCGTGTTCGCGTTCGGAGACTCGGTCTTCGTGGCCAGCGCCGCCGCGCAGCAGATGTTCGACGCCGAAGAACAGCGCATCATGCGTGAGCACGCGATGTTTCTGATGGCGGGGAAGGATCGGGTCAGCGACACGATCACCCTGCCGGGGCATCGTCTGGTCCATGTCCGTGGAACCCGGATTCTGGCAGGTGTCGAGGTGGCCGGCATGGTGGTGATCGCGGATCTGGTGACCTCGAGTCAGCCTGGCTCGCCGGATGATTTCAGCGAGCAGCAGTTGCCTCAGGTCGCGGTCGCGACGCCGCAGACATCTCAGATCGTGGGCGGCTTGTGGCGTTCGCGTGACTCCCTGGCCGGCGGTACTACGCCGGCCTGGATACGGGCATGTGGTGATCTGCGACAAGCGCTCGAACTAGGACGGCCCGCGCTCGTCGTCGGTGAGCCGGGGTCAGGAAAGTTCACCTTGGTGGCCGAGTTGTTCCACTCGGTGTACCCAGGGGGACGAGCGATTTCGGTGGATGCCGGTCAGTTGGGAGTCGATGGTGCGCCGTCCGATCTCAGCTCGCTGCTAGGTGATTCCGCCGAGCCGACGCTGCACATCATCCGCGACATCGATCAGGCGAGTACTGATGGCGTCGAACGGCTGGATGCGTACCTGACCGCGGTTGCTGCGGTGAATGGGCCGGTGTGGGTGGTGGCCACGGGTTCGGATTGCGCGGCGACCACCGACCTGCCGTTCCGCGAGCTGCTGCACCACTTCGAGGCGTCGATAACGATCCCGCCGCTGCGGTGCCGTACCGACGATCTTCCAGCGCTCACCGCGGCTTTGCTGCGGGGGATCGCGCCTGAACGAAAGGTGAGACTGAGCCCTGCGGCGCAGCGCCTGATCGCGCGGTATTCGTGGCCGCGCAACATTTCTCAGCTACGCGAGGCGCTGGTTCACGCGCTTCGGCGGCGTCCGGTGGGTGAGATTCAAGAATCTGATCTGCCCGGGTACTGCCAGACCGCGTCGCGACATGCGCTGACGCCGTTGGAAGCGGCTGAACGCGATGCGATTGTTGCCGCGCTGAGAGATATGGGTGGGAATCGTGTTGCGGCAGCGGCTCATCTGGGGATGTCACGGTCGAGTCTGTATCGGAAAGTCAAGACGTACGGCATAGTCACCTGA
- a CDS encoding hydantoinase/oxoprolinase family protein, translated as MKRISVDIGGTFTDCFFVWDDIYVDAKALTTHHNLAVGFNDALDLACKRAGLDRSTVLSEVDSVRYATTLGTNALIERNGPKVAAIVTHGFEDTIPLSRGRGYGEGLDYGMQQNLPAAERPEPLVPRAMIRSVKERINSAGKIVARLDSDDVRTVVRELVDAGAEAIVVSLVNSTENPEHELAIQEIILDEFPPHELGAIPVLLGHQVSGRKGEYVRATSTIIDGYLHEIMFHALAQLSSNLRDFGYDKPMLVIHNSGGMAQMNSTDALQTIHSGPIAGVGAAEHLSNETGIGHVIATDMGGTSFDIGLVPEGGVKHYDFLPTIDRWLVSVPMVHLDTLGAGGGSIASYDRIHNSVKIGPKSAGSNPGPACYDRGGLKPTVTDADLLLGYLDPDNYANGYIKLNPKRSLFAIEEELSDALDMDPIDVARVIKDGVDEQMAIGIGKELRVRGYLPEDFTMLAYGGNGPLHACGVARHAGIKRVLAPPFSSVFSACGAGNMKQLHFHERGVHVTMYNATTRALFEDYDEFNAVVSELEARGCEDLVRQGFSAEDVKFRLELDMRYGNQLLTQAVALSDINRINGVGDVLAIIKTFGDVYSHRFGASSAAPEAGIRCNTVRVASYVDGDVVNFESLEHGGLRTAAAPVGSRKAYFIGVDDPIETPVYDEEALTPDSVIAGPAIVTTENTTFLVEPGWRLEPTAQGAVWFLQD; from the coding sequence ATGAAACGCATTTCGGTCGACATCGGTGGCACCTTCACCGACTGCTTCTTCGTGTGGGACGACATCTACGTCGATGCCAAAGCGCTGACTACGCACCACAATCTGGCCGTCGGGTTCAACGATGCTCTGGACCTCGCGTGCAAACGCGCCGGACTGGACCGCTCCACCGTTCTCTCGGAAGTGGACTCGGTCCGCTACGCCACCACTCTGGGCACCAACGCGCTCATCGAGCGCAACGGACCCAAGGTGGCGGCCATCGTCACCCATGGGTTCGAGGACACCATCCCGCTCTCTCGCGGCCGGGGGTACGGCGAGGGCTTGGATTACGGTATGCAGCAGAATCTTCCGGCTGCCGAGCGGCCCGAACCACTGGTGCCGCGCGCGATGATCCGCTCAGTCAAGGAGCGGATCAACTCCGCAGGCAAGATCGTGGCACGCCTGGATTCCGACGATGTCCGCACCGTGGTGCGCGAACTCGTGGACGCAGGCGCCGAGGCGATCGTGGTGTCGCTGGTCAACTCCACCGAGAATCCGGAGCACGAGCTGGCGATCCAGGAGATCATCCTCGACGAGTTCCCGCCGCACGAGCTGGGTGCCATCCCGGTGCTGCTCGGCCACCAGGTGTCAGGCCGCAAGGGCGAATACGTGCGTGCGACGTCGACGATCATCGACGGCTATCTGCACGAGATCATGTTCCATGCGCTGGCGCAGCTGTCGAGCAATCTGCGCGATTTCGGTTACGACAAACCGATGCTGGTGATCCACAACTCCGGTGGCATGGCGCAAATGAACTCCACCGATGCGCTGCAGACCATCCACTCCGGCCCAATCGCCGGTGTGGGTGCGGCCGAGCACCTTTCGAACGAAACAGGGATCGGTCACGTCATCGCCACCGACATGGGTGGCACCTCCTTCGACATCGGCCTGGTGCCAGAGGGCGGGGTCAAGCACTACGACTTCCTGCCCACGATCGACCGCTGGCTGGTGTCGGTGCCCATGGTGCATCTCGACACCCTCGGCGCCGGCGGCGGATCGATCGCCAGTTATGACCGCATCCACAACTCGGTCAAGATCGGCCCGAAATCGGCCGGTTCCAACCCTGGTCCGGCGTGCTATGACCGGGGTGGACTGAAACCCACCGTCACCGATGCTGACCTGCTGCTCGGCTACCTCGACCCGGACAACTATGCCAACGGCTACATCAAGCTCAACCCCAAGCGGTCGCTGTTCGCCATCGAAGAAGAGTTGAGCGACGCACTCGACATGGATCCGATCGACGTAGCCCGGGTGATCAAGGACGGCGTCGATGAGCAGATGGCCATCGGCATAGGCAAGGAGTTGCGCGTGCGCGGTTACCTGCCGGAGGACTTCACGATGCTGGCATACGGCGGCAACGGCCCGTTGCACGCCTGCGGCGTCGCCCGCCACGCCGGGATCAAACGTGTTCTGGCTCCGCCGTTCTCGTCAGTGTTCTCCGCGTGCGGCGCCGGCAACATGAAACAGCTGCACTTCCACGAACGCGGTGTGCACGTGACGATGTACAACGCCACCACACGGGCGCTGTTCGAGGACTACGACGAGTTCAACGCCGTGGTCTCGGAACTGGAGGCCCGCGGCTGCGAAGACCTCGTCCGGCAGGGCTTCTCAGCGGAGGACGTCAAGTTCCGGCTGGAACTGGACATGCGCTACGGCAATCAGCTGCTGACCCAGGCGGTGGCGCTCTCGGATATCAACCGCATCAATGGTGTTGGCGACGTGCTGGCGATCATCAAGACCTTCGGTGACGTGTACAGCCACCGGTTCGGTGCGTCCTCGGCCGCACCTGAGGCAGGGATCCGCTGTAACACCGTGCGGGTCGCGTCCTACGTAGACGGCGACGTGGTGAACTTCGAGTCGCTCGAGCACGGTGGGCTCCGCACCGCCGCTGCGCCCGTGGGCAGCCGCAAGGCCTACTTCATCGGAGTCGACGATCCCATCGAGACCCCCGTCTACGACGAGGAAGCCCTCACCCCCGACAGCGTCATCGCCGGTCCGGCGATCGTGACGACCGAGAACACCACATTTCTCGTCGAACCCGGCTGGCGCCTGGAACCGACCGCCCAGGGCGCCGTCTGGTTCCTGCAGGACTGA
- a CDS encoding zinc-dependent alcohol dehydrogenase family protein, producing MKAMVYHGDGTASWDDVPDAEIVDPTDAIVRVDAVTICGTDLHILRGHVPTVGTGRILGHEAVGTVTAVGSNVRRLAIGDRVLISCVSSCGSCRYCRRASYGQCTGGGGWILGNRVDGTQAEFVRVPFADNSTHRVPDGVSDDNMITLADLLPTGYEVGAINGRVRPADTVAVVGAGPIGLAAIMTSQLFSPSRIVAIDLADTRLEAARKFGADVVINPSRQDPLAVIADLTGGLGADVAMEAVGTAATFETAVRLVRPGGHVANIGVHGGPATLHLEEIWIKNLTITTGLVDTYSTPDLVGLVAAGRLDTSAMVTHRYRFDEFETAYSEFANAGDTGALKVLLTPN from the coding sequence ATGAAAGCAATGGTGTACCACGGCGATGGAACGGCGTCATGGGACGACGTGCCTGACGCTGAGATCGTCGATCCGACCGACGCGATCGTCCGAGTCGACGCCGTCACGATCTGCGGGACCGACCTGCACATCCTGCGTGGCCACGTCCCCACCGTGGGTACAGGACGAATCCTGGGCCACGAGGCGGTGGGAACCGTAACCGCCGTAGGTTCGAACGTGCGTCGCCTCGCAATCGGCGACCGCGTCTTGATCTCCTGTGTCAGTTCCTGCGGAAGTTGCCGATACTGCCGTCGTGCGAGCTATGGCCAGTGCACCGGAGGGGGCGGGTGGATCCTGGGAAACCGCGTCGACGGCACCCAGGCCGAGTTCGTGCGAGTTCCGTTTGCGGACAACTCAACACACAGGGTTCCCGATGGCGTGAGCGATGACAACATGATCACCCTGGCTGACCTGCTTCCCACCGGGTATGAGGTCGGTGCCATCAACGGCAGGGTCCGGCCGGCGGACACCGTTGCCGTCGTGGGCGCCGGGCCGATTGGCCTCGCCGCGATCATGACCTCCCAGTTGTTCAGCCCGAGCCGCATCGTCGCCATCGACCTTGCCGATACTCGGCTGGAAGCTGCGCGCAAGTTCGGAGCGGACGTGGTCATCAACCCAAGCCGGCAAGACCCGCTCGCGGTGATCGCAGACTTGACCGGCGGTTTGGGTGCGGACGTGGCCATGGAAGCAGTCGGGACCGCCGCGACGTTCGAAACGGCTGTGCGACTGGTCCGCCCGGGCGGACACGTCGCCAATATCGGCGTGCACGGGGGCCCGGCAACACTGCATCTCGAGGAGATCTGGATCAAGAACCTCACCATCACCACAGGCCTGGTCGACACCTATTCGACGCCGGACCTCGTCGGGCTGGTCGCCGCAGGTCGGCTCGATACGTCCGCCATGGTGACGCATCGCTACCGCTTTGACGAATTCGAGACCGCCTACTCGGAATTCGCCAACGCCGGTGACACAGGAGCACTCAAAGTCCTACTCACCCCGAACTGA